A stretch of the Candidatus Kapaibacterium sp. genome encodes the following:
- a CDS encoding enoyl-CoA hydratase-related protein has product MEFSTIIFEKQENFAIITLNRPDKLNALNNQLFTELDQIITEVEKDAGIKALILTGSGEKAFAAGADITELHECDTRTGKLFSEFGSGVMARLENLSIPVIAAVNGFALGGGCELTLACHIRYASNNAKFGQPEVNLGIIPGYGGTQRLPKIVGKARAIELILTGDLIGADEAYRIGLVNKVFEVGELLPKTIELVNKMLTKGTLALSAAVDAINASERLSPKEGLDYESRLFGRTCGTSDFKEGTLAFIEKRKANFDGN; this is encoded by the coding sequence ATGGAATTCAGTACAATAATCTTTGAAAAACAAGAGAATTTTGCAATTATCACTCTAAACCGTCCGGACAAACTAAACGCACTCAACAATCAACTCTTCACGGAATTAGACCAAATCATCACAGAAGTCGAAAAAGATGCGGGCATCAAAGCTCTCATACTGACGGGTTCGGGCGAAAAAGCCTTTGCAGCAGGAGCCGACATCACCGAGCTTCACGAATGTGATACGCGAACAGGGAAATTGTTCTCCGAATTTGGTTCGGGTGTTATGGCGCGACTCGAAAATCTGAGCATTCCCGTGATTGCTGCTGTCAATGGTTTTGCACTTGGCGGCGGATGTGAACTCACTCTTGCTTGCCATATTCGCTATGCAAGCAATAATGCGAAGTTCGGGCAGCCTGAAGTTAATCTTGGCATTATTCCCGGATATGGTGGCACACAGCGTTTACCCAAAATAGTAGGCAAAGCACGCGCTATCGAGCTAATTTTGACAGGTGATTTGATTGGTGCAGATGAAGCATATAGAATTGGCTTGGTGAACAAAGTTTTTGAAGTTGGCGAATTACTCCCCAAAACTATTGAATTGGTCAATAAAATGCTCACCAAAGGTACATTGGCTTTATCTGCGGCAGTAGATGCAATCAATGCATCGGAAAGGCTCTCGCCAAAAGAAGGCTTAGATTATGAGTCTCGTTTATTTGGCAGAACTTGCGGTACGAGTGATTTTAAAGAAGGAACGCTTGCTTTTATCGAAAAACGCAAAGCGAATTTTGACGGAAATTAA
- the lipB gene encoding lipoyl(octanoyl) transferase LipB, which produces MIKIEDWGLIGYMEAWERQKQLVAKIQSGEESSTFVVCEHPTVITAGRATKEGNINVSVDFLKSLGVDVIQNDRGGDVTLHNPGQLVGYPIFDLKQYKQDLHWFLREIEDCIIQTIASYGIVGDRVEGLTGVWLESKRKICAIGMHCSRWVTSHGFALNVKNNLNEFFYIIPCGITDKEVTSISKEIGTEVDFDEVKNKCIEIFKSKF; this is translated from the coding sequence ATGATAAAAATTGAAGATTGGGGATTGATTGGATACATGGAAGCTTGGGAGCGTCAAAAGCAACTCGTAGCCAAGATTCAATCGGGTGAAGAAAGCAGTACATTTGTCGTTTGCGAGCACCCGACTGTGATTACAGCCGGTAGGGCAACCAAAGAGGGCAATATTAATGTGTCTGTAGATTTTCTCAAAAGCTTAGGTGTGGACGTTATTCAAAACGACCGTGGGGGAGACGTTACTTTGCATAATCCCGGACAATTAGTTGGCTATCCGATATTCGACCTGAAGCAATACAAGCAAGATTTGCACTGGTTCTTGCGTGAAATCGAAGATTGTATCATCCAAACAATTGCTTCCTATGGCATAGTCGGCGATAGGGTAGAAGGGCTTACAGGTGTGTGGCTCGAATCAAAACGTAAGATATGTGCGATTGGTATGCACTGCTCGCGCTGGGTCACCTCTCACGGCTTTGCTTTGAATGTCAAAAACAACCTGAACGAATTTTTCTACATCATTCCTTGCGGAATAACTGACAAAGAAGTCACCTCGATTTCTAAGGAAATTGGCACGGAAGTTGACTTTGATGAAGTGAAAAATAAATGTATTGAGATTTTTAAGAGCAAATTTTAA
- a CDS encoding phosphodiester glycosidase family protein translates to MRFIFLLYLSFLMLFTSTELYAQVPLAYKHNIETEISLADGLSYKKIMMGNQKTKFAVHVLEVNLLNHLLVPTVLKAGSHTLELAKLHDIITHSDSINEGKILGAINGSFWKAYTNNPIGACFIDGEIVELNPYKEWSGIYFDSVGKPFIDNYKITGKIELKNGNEIILNRVNRRRDSLEIVLYNKYGGTEVPHVQMQKLEDEIATRMAVAMNEMFEIDSTEFDIDPEMLRQELVTEKRGNSLENSLIKCKLKYLDHPAINKSIKCVVMAIDTGLMAIDTMSAVLSYGINVPYDMFPMLGDTLTLSYKTDVQTKVQFRNGLSATPRLVRDGKAQHEALKEGSKGKRFINRALSRTAVGYSKDKTKLYLVTVQTTSRSNFVKGANLKDMAMIMKSLGCYDAMNLDGGGSSVMVIDGKNVMSTLRPDASRRISVGLGVRLLP, encoded by the coding sequence ATGAGATTCATATTTTTACTATATCTTAGCTTTTTGATGCTTTTTACTTCTACAGAGCTTTATGCCCAAGTACCCTTAGCTTACAAGCATAATATCGAAACGGAAATTTCACTTGCAGACGGATTGAGCTACAAAAAAATAATGATGGGAAATCAAAAGACAAAATTTGCCGTGCATGTACTTGAAGTGAATTTGCTAAACCATTTGCTTGTCCCGACAGTTTTAAAAGCCGGAAGCCATACTTTAGAACTTGCCAAATTGCACGATATTATCACTCATTCAGATTCAATCAATGAAGGAAAAATCCTTGGAGCTATCAATGGCAGCTTTTGGAAGGCTTATACAAATAACCCGATAGGAGCCTGTTTCATTGATGGTGAAATCGTCGAATTGAATCCATATAAGGAGTGGTCAGGAATTTATTTCGATTCAGTGGGCAAACCTTTCATAGATAATTACAAAATCACAGGAAAAATCGAACTCAAAAACGGAAACGAAATCATTCTCAATCGGGTAAACCGCAGACGCGACTCGCTCGAGATTGTGCTCTATAACAAGTATGGCGGAACCGAAGTGCCACACGTGCAAATGCAAAAGCTTGAGGATGAAATTGCTACACGTATGGCGGTGGCTATGAATGAAATGTTCGAAATTGATTCGACAGAATTCGATATAGACCCTGAAATGCTCAGACAGGAGTTAGTCACCGAAAAGCGTGGAAATTCTTTGGAAAACTCACTTATCAAATGCAAGTTGAAGTACCTTGACCATCCTGCAATCAATAAATCAATTAAATGCGTTGTGATGGCGATTGATACCGGATTGATGGCAATTGATACAATGTCGGCAGTTTTGTCCTACGGCATAAATGTTCCCTACGATATGTTTCCAATGCTGGGCGATACCTTGACCTTATCCTATAAAACTGATGTTCAGACGAAAGTTCAATTCCGAAATGGTCTTAGTGCCACACCAAGGCTTGTAAGAGATGGCAAAGCTCAACACGAAGCCCTGAAAGAGGGTTCAAAAGGGAAAAGATTCATCAATCGTGCCTTATCGCGAACTGCAGTCGGATATAGCAAAGATAAAACTAAACTGTACTTAGTTACTGTGCAAACGACTTCGAGAAGCAATTTCGTAAAGGGAGCAAATCTGAAAGATATGGCGATGATAATGAAATCGCTTGGATGCTATGATGCTATGAATCTTGATGGGGGAGGCTCGTCTGTGATGGTGATAGACGGCAAAAATGTTATGAGTACACTGAGACCCGACGCATCACGCAGAATTTCTGTTGGATTGGGTGTAAGGCTGCTCCCGTAA
- a CDS encoding VWA domain-containing protein, giving the protein METKHKVFNLIILDESGSMDSIKHSTISGFNEIIQTIQEVEKQFTEQEHFVSFVTFNGVGIKTLLFNQPVATIQPIDERKYQPNSSTPLYDAMGYSINKLRVTLLDMTDYNVLVTILTDGEENSSREYNSRNIKNMVEELKTKNWTFTYIGANHDVNRSAFSISIDNTLIFNSSAADVKRMFDREKSSRMSFSRKIRLKEDLQKNFYDEEPPENPSSV; this is encoded by the coding sequence ATGGAAACGAAACACAAAGTATTCAACCTGATTATTTTGGATGAAAGCGGCAGTATGGACTCTATCAAACACTCTACTATCAGCGGATTCAACGAGATTATTCAAACGATTCAGGAAGTCGAAAAGCAATTTACAGAGCAAGAGCATTTTGTTTCATTTGTTACTTTCAACGGTGTCGGTATCAAGACTCTTCTGTTCAACCAACCCGTTGCAACAATTCAGCCGATTGACGAACGGAAATATCAGCCCAATTCATCGACTCCGCTTTACGATGCTATGGGATACAGCATCAACAAACTCAGAGTTACTTTGCTCGACATGACTGATTACAACGTCTTGGTCACGATTTTGACCGATGGCGAAGAAAATTCATCTCGGGAGTACAACAGCCGAAATATCAAAAACATGGTTGAAGAACTCAAAACTAAGAATTGGACTTTTACTTACATTGGTGCCAATCATGATGTCAATAGGTCTGCTTTTTCAATTTCAATTGATAACACTCTGATTTTCAATTCAAGTGCGGCGGATGTAAAGAGAATGTTTGACCGCGAGAAATCTTCGCGAATGTCTTTCAGCCGGAAGATTAGACTGAAAGAAGATTTGCAGAAGAATTTCTATGATGAAGAGCCGCCTGAAAACCCTTCTTCAGTATGA
- a CDS encoding carotenoid biosynthesis protein, with protein MVRKKNSAFINFIDNDIFKIIVIYIVLIILAVCQVIDVYSEITRPLSGPILIFLSILAFWEILRKYKLPQPNKAGIIDQPNLRNNFIIYFIIVVVVAWSLQLLGVRTKTIFGSYNYNDILQPTLYNVPIALGFVWFLALVSSYAILQKTSRINLNGIPTLIKSIIIGFTMMFFDFLMEPAAIRIYYWSWVNDIVPLQNYFVWFLVGALFAFLGFKMRVLKIVFPNIIYHIFLALLVYFLIIQFG; from the coding sequence ATGGTAAGAAAGAAGAACTCAGCGTTCATAAATTTCATAGATAATGATATTTTTAAAATCATTGTTATTTACATTGTGCTGATTATTTTGGCAGTCTGTCAAGTTATTGATGTTTATTCCGAAATTACCAGACCTCTGTCGGGTCCGATTTTGATTTTCCTATCCATTTTGGCTTTTTGGGAAATTTTGAGAAAATATAAATTACCACAACCCAACAAAGCAGGCATCATTGACCAACCAAACCTCCGCAACAACTTCATCATTTATTTTATAATCGTCGTCGTTGTGGCGTGGTCATTACAACTTTTGGGAGTGCGGACGAAAACAATATTCGGTTCGTACAACTATAACGATATTTTGCAACCAACACTTTACAATGTTCCGATTGCACTTGGTTTTGTATGGTTTTTAGCACTTGTATCATCTTATGCCATACTCCAAAAAACATCAAGAATCAATCTCAACGGCATTCCTACACTAATCAAGTCCATCATAATTGGGTTTACGATGATGTTTTTCGACTTCCTGATGGAACCCGCTGCAATTAGAATTTACTATTGGTCATGGGTCAATGATATAGTACCATTGCAGAACTACTTCGTGTGGTTCTTAGTAGGCGCCTTGTTCGCTTTTTTGGGCTTCAAGATGCGAGTACTTAAAATCGTTTTCCCAAACATCATCTACCATATTTTCTTAGCATTGCTCGTTTACTTCCTCATAATCCAGTTTGGGTGA